AATGCTAGGAAGAATTGATGAAAATCTAATAAACCTAAAATTGAACATAATCATGCATAGCTAACCCAAACCTAGTAATCCCAAATGCCTACTGCTCAAATTGTAATTTCACCCAAATCACACAAAGAGATCAAAATttcagaaagaaaagaaggaagggtTTTTAAATCAAATTCATACCAGAATCACTTGGAATTCGGAGAGTAATTGTGGTATATAGATCAAttgaagcagcaacagcagcagatccATGAACGACAGCATGTTCACCAGCAAGAATGATTTTTCCGGGTGCTCGAGCTGTTACTTCCattattttttccttctcttgatGAAATCTATTCAAGATTAGAGTTTAGTATATAAAGATATCAATTTCGTTGAATCATCGTTCGCAAATTTGgctcaaatttttcaaaaagacTGATTGAGATATGTTTGAAGTTAGGGTTGTTGGGTGAAAGTGTCGGATATTTTTACTACAAACAGTCAGAGATCACAGCAGGTTATTCCTATTCCAAGTGGGTTTGGCCAAACCCAAACGTGCATAAATTCCGTCTAGTTGATTAGTGGATGTTTGCCAGATTAAAGACCCAAGGACATCAAGACCTGGTGCCAAAAGCATTTCAGCTCAGCCGAGTGTACGGGGAATGTCCATTTTTTCTAGTTGCTACGCCCGTACGTTGCACGGGCCTGGATGTTTTGTAAAGAAAAAGTATGTTTTGGTGCTAGTGTATTTGAAGAatgaaacagaaaaagaaaaaaaaggaatttatTGTAATGGTAAATAATCACTGTAATTGTCGGAACAAACTTTGGTAAAAATGAACTAAAAATACAAATACAATAGAATTCTGTACATATCTTAATAGATCAGTTTCGAATTTGATTCCCTTGTATGGTATGTCCTCGGGCTTTGAAGCTATTTCACTGTTGCACGGATTCTACGTTTCTGTTACTGCTAAATACCATCTCCTTATGATTTAGGCTACACATTAAACCACTATCAATTTCCAAGTGATATTGCATCGATTAGACTTGGTAGCTGCCCGACTGTTACACGGATGCTACGTTTCCATCATTAGACGATTTCGTTGCCTTATGAACTATGCATCTTCACGAAGACGAAGGCTTGTTTGTATTATAGTTCAAACCTGTAAAAAAAAAACGTTTCCAAAGTTAGTTTATACAGTTCAAACCCTCTTAAGGAATAAATATTTTGCAGTCCTAGACTTTGGTCTTGCAAAAATTCACAAATCAAAGGTAATGTAAAGAACCGGGTGTTCGTAAAAACTGAAGATGAATTCCATCTACCACTATCAATTTATAGGTAATATTGCTTGTCATAATCCTAACACAATAGAAGAATAAAAAGACGATCTTATCACCAACACCATGTAACACATCAAAGAGAAATCGatacacacattgtattaaaaaaaaaacttacatgcTCCACAAACTAACCCTTCTTTGCATATATTGTGATCTAACATATTACATGCCCAGGAAACTCACCGTTTTGCTGAATTCAAACTAATTCATTCAAAAAAAGTGAGAGGATTCCAGTACTCAAAATCTCATGCCCATTTCTACATTTCCATATAAGATTTGCCCAAAAGTCTAAACAAAAAAAAGGTTTGCAAGACTACCCGTTTTATATACTGTTCAGTACAATACAGGTCAAAGATTTTTCAGGAGTAAAGTAAACAATAACATTGTCCACAGTGTAACATATATTTGGCCTGATTAAGCACCAAACCAATAAACAAAACCAAGAAACAGTAATTAATCATAACAAAATCTCTAATAAATTACAATCATAGTCAATTGCCTGGAACATAACCCATAACTCATTTTCAAGCCAGAAATATGATTAAGTAGTTAACCCCACATCATACGCAAATCAGGGAAGCCATAATCGAATTAATACAACAGAACTAAGCCTGGATTCAAGCTCTAAGGTTTTAGATTGCACATACAAAGCTCCTCAGTTATGCTTGCACTACACAAAAGTGGAAAAGCTTAATTCTCGTGATCATTTATCTATAAAGAGAAACAGAAAATTAACGATTACATTGTTAATAGACAGGCATAGTAAGTCCATAataataccaaaagaaaaataaaaaacccgAATTACTAGCTTCCCAACAAAAGGGTCCAGCTGAGGGACGCGGAGTTTCACAAACCGATATGTGCAGTGACTAAAGCTGCATATGAAATAGTTGTATATATACCTGTGATGGATGCAAGGCTGCTTAATAAAAAGAATCTTGCCAACAACATAAAAATCCTTTCGAAGACATTAGAGATTCGCAGATGAAAAATATATAGAGAGCAAGAATAAACACTCATTGCCAGTGGCCACATATTCGTAGGTGTCCTTTAAGAATATAGTTGCAAAGCAGCCCAATATAGAAAAAGGTAAGTTGTTATGTTACCTGCAAGTGCGCTATCAACATAGAAAGAAGGGTATACCAACCTGTTCCACCAGAATATACCTGAAAAACACAATCCGAAGAAAGATTAAGCTATATTTTTTACTCTCCCATCAGATTCATTGCACAAAGGCCCACAGAAGTTCAAGATACGACACAAATTGATGGGGTTTACAAATTGTTAACATATAACGAAGATTCAAACATAAAGTCCCAAGATTAACATTTCAATCGGAGTTTAATCTCATTATAGGGAGGGTTTGTTAGTTTTTTTACGGACAAATGCACACAAACCATGTCAAATGAAAGTTTCAATAAGACGCCCAGTTGTAGTTTGCAATGCAAGTGATTAGATAGATATTTACAGGGATAGTGAAAAGAATATGCATACCTCTGTTCTTGTTGAAAGACCACATGAATTCTTCTACACAATTCTAACCTCAATAGGTTCATTAAGCTGCACAGAATTTCAAATTATGTCAACACCCACGTCCACTTTACGTTCCAGATAAATAACATTCAACTTACCCATCCCCTAACATACAGATAACTGGTAGTGTCTTCTTTCTTTTTCCGACTGATATTGGGTTAGTATTGGTACATCTAATCATAGATGCTTCCAAAACAGCAAACATTAGATGTAGAAACACTAACCCAATTCGGTTAGGAGTCATAAATGTTGCATCAGAAGCCACCAGGCCCACCACCACCACGTACTCCATCTGTTTCTACGATTTGCTTTTTAATGTGTTGGCTGTGAGAAATTTCTTCTGCAGTAGCAATAATAGATTACAATAGATTGTTAGATTAATTAAAATGACAATACGACTACGAAAGTCAATAGAGACTAATAATATAGAGGGAATCATTGAGAGGGTGTTTATCAAATGAGGTGTTTCCCAACACTGGGTTGTTAGCTGCAGCAGCACTATAAATTCAAGTTTTTGTTCATTCCCACCTACAAATTCCCAGAAAAATATATAAGCACTAATACTGGACAACTATCAAGCAGTAGCAATTGATGGACACCAACTTAATTATTGGACACCAGCAGATATACCAACTTCGAATAAACAGCGTCAGTGCATTCGAACCCGAGACCTCTTCGTACAACTATCCAGGCATGACCAACTCAATGCTGATAGACTaaattcaaaaaaacaatatGAGGTAAGATGATTGTTCACACCTATAGTTGTGCACCACGGACCAGCAAGGGAATCAAGATATTTCCATCCGTCggccaaaaaaataattatcccaTGCAATCCGAAACCTTGACACCTATATGTTCCAGGTTAAATCACATTAAAATTTGGAAACATACTGAACAGAGTACCTCAGATCTCTTAATCACCAGCGGGTGCAAATCTGTAGTCTACATACCAGCAGTAAAGAGTGCCAACAGATCATGTCCTTTAAAGTTGAGAATTTTTGGTACATAGGGAGAAATGCAGCCCGGGTTTCTGTATTTACCTTTGAAGCTATCTCCCATGAGTGTACAAAGGACACCACCATCATTATTTTCATCCCGACTGCTATGCAATCTGCCAATGGTGTGAGAAAACGacatttggttcactttagaacACAATGAAAGGGAAAAGGATCCTGCAACAATGAGATAAACcaaaaatcaataatcaaaaataagTTATATATGGCTAATTGAACATCCAAATGACCAAAGAGACTTAACTATTCAACCCAACTTTCAAAATCTGCCTACCCTAATTTAAACAattcattcctttttttttttctctcgacTAATAACTAAATCAAAAACCAAtagaacaaaaacaaaattgaggagaaaacaaaaaacattcACGTTTTAGGTtagaacaaacaaaacaaaaaaagcatAAATCACCTGTTTTATTGAGGTGTCCTTGCAACGCTTTAGAACTTGATCCAAAAAGACTAAACCTTGCCTTGACATCTTTTACCTGTAAAACAATATTGAATGGGAGATTAAATCAAAACATGAGCTTACATCGACCTGTAAAACAATATTGAATGGGAGATTAAATCAAAACATGAGCTTACATCGAGAATAAGGGGAAACGAAACGGCGAGAAGaaacaaaaagagagagaatATAATTAGGGAACGaaaagttttttgtttttgtttttgtttttttcaggGTTCACATCGAAATGGTGAACCCCATGTGTACCCGAATGTTATTCAAATCCTAGATGTGTGCTGTAGATTGGAGGGAGCAGAGTAGAGAGGTGAATAGCGTTTTCGATAATTTATTTTGAAATGTGTGAATTTAAACAACAGAGTTTTTAGCtggtagccgagcaacaagctaagcaccaactcctttttgaatagcaacatccaatttatgaaaaataaaactacctacaCCACTACCAGCGTCATGACTGACTAAataattcttcagacgcttgaaaaaataaATAGTATCCTCACTAAGTTCCCCTAAGGTAGTAAAAGCtaaaacacccaaaccataactATGCGAGGTACACTCATCCAAATAATTAGAACGTTTACGCGAAATTGCTCTAGAGATAGCCTGGCCTGGGACGAAAGAACGAACACCATCACCGGTAAATGGTGAGAcccctgtgacatccatacatacATCTTGGTCATTTTCCCAATTGAGAATAAGGATATCCGCTGGACGTAAATCTTTGTTACTATCTATCATATGACCCAAATTCACCtccttgttgttttttttttgttgttgtacagGTTTGGGTTTTGATAGCCCACCCTGTTTGGTGACTTTCGGGGTGTTCCTAGATCAAGTGTTGGTGGTGTGAATAAACAGGATGATCATATTGGCTGAAATATATTCTGGTGGGCCAGACGCTCTAAGAAGAGAGCTTTGTTCAACTTTTAACCACAACAAaggaaattcacctgaaatcatattattaaaaTTTCGTTGACAATTTATTTCAACCAAATTGAGGCTAAGGACACAAATTTtgcttcatttattttttttaacagtGAAAAGTGATTAGgttaaagaaaagaagagattataAAGACACAAAGAGTGACCGGTGTTTAACATTGATGCTTAAAATGCATAGATACGGTACATATGGTGACCTGGAAATAGTATAAGAAATGGAGAACAAAATCTTTCACTTTTCATTGGATAATTTCTTAGTACAAAGACTCCCgagagaaaatggaaaaaaaaaaactatagatGAATCTTTTAAACCTTAACAAAACTCAATGAGATAAAGTGTTTTACTTTGAAATACATAAGTCCATTCATTGTAATTAAAAACTCTGTTGAAAGCCTTGCCCTCAAAATAACTCTTCAAAAGTGAAGATAGATCTAGCAAACTCCATCACCGAATGCAACATGGAATGAACCATTTCAAACACCAACTTCAGCGAGAAACCTATCAAGTTCCTTATAAGTCATCTGGACTACCAACCTGTATGCGCCGATTCTCCAACTCTTTGTCCACTATCAGCGTCTCTTCACCTCTTTGTTTGAAAATTAAAGTTCACCGTCATCACTGTTGTGTGAACGTAGATAATACCATTGGGCTTCACATATCTTTAATACCTTAGAATTGTTGAAGTGCTTGTTATTTTTGTTCGTCTGGTACTATTTTTGAGCAAAAGTCTGATGAGTTGATCTCGGAAACATACTACAAGGAATGAAAATCAGTAACATATAAAGCATGATATGAAATCAGATTTACGGCCTAACCCTTCGCCCTCTAAGAGTTTAAGTAGATATATACCTTTTTATTATACACCTTGGATAACAAATTTCACATAACTCTGGTTAATTTCTTCatataattgttagagcactgctcggtcgaacccgcaagcgttgttatctcaagcttgtttgtcaagtttagttgtcaaaactataagtcttgattatagtctacttatagctaagtctcggaaagtgtagttgagctttagacttcatggtgttcatcaattgaagacgaagaactactaaggggagcttgtggaacttcatcaacaaaaggtatgtagaggcttaaactcatctatcactcaaaagtctatctactttatctcctatttgagacaaaagtcatatagctatatagacttcaattatacacatttgatatttcgagctgagtttatcttgcttacatatttctcgaaatatgtgttggtaagctttcgctttaaccaagttcatcttatattcttgatgaaagtcaaaagatgatcatgtgaaaatcgccttgtaacattttacatgatctgtgtgagacagttatttgatgtaaactcgaaatgtttcatattgataattggatcatttgaaaatttctctgaagctaatagtttgtgtgagacagctattgtcgtcttctaagaatgtttcaatcattgaaatgggagtttagaacaaataaccatgattggatatagcacaatatgtgtacttgtatgctaactgttgcaagttattccaagtccaggaaccatagtatgcatacccctatgcgcactggttggttaatgaaagtccgggaacttagtatgcatactggtatgcgtactggcgtgagtttcaagttccgggatttaactgagtttggaaggtatgcgcactcgttcgcatactggcgaacccaaacttagttcggctacttaggtatgcgtacttgtttgcatatttgagtaggttatgttctaaaatcggtttgttcatgaactaatatatttatataacaaggaatgcaatcttttgcaaaccatggctataatgttcatgaatttattcgagtgaatcaaaatcgagttttcttcaatcgtgtcttgtatacttctatgagaatataaaaaattgaacaactctagaactagtttcatttgagtcatttgaactagttatggctaagatgaacaaggttgatatgaaagtattcacatggctaacttcggttaactattgttgagccaacaaaggtgtacacgtttaggtacagttactcatatctaaatgaagtcacttttatttgtgtataacaagctaagttcgacctaacggttgaaagatattagcttgagtctaatcaggttttcatataacgctgaatattgaatgctttgttaccaaggtaacattgattgaaaaccctgatttgaagactataagggagaactctagcaactgggaaacctaatacctacacctcctgtgtgatattagttgcgactagagtcgattctcctttgaccttagttttttccaaaaccatgtaggttaatgacttaaagacttcattgggattgtgaagccagacccaactattttatttgtagttgtgtgttttgatcttgctgttttctatcgtgttgaatactatcttctctaagatttgctcgagatttaatctccaataagcaagataaaaaatagtcacaaacatcttcgtctcatcgtttgtgattccacaatatcttgttacgCTACCATACgataaagattattgtgagatgattgatattactaggttgttctttgggaatataagaccggtgtatcaattggttcatgttcaccttgatttatctaaagacggaacaaaattcataggtatatctgcgggagacagatttatctattcaatagacttttctgtgtgagacaaattggtttatcaagtcttcgaccttgggtcgtagcaactcttagttgtgggtgagttcagctaagggaatcaagtgcccagaatccggcatggttctagaggcgcaaggaacacgactgtaccatAATTagcgtgagattggttagggctcaactacattccattccgaagttaacttggagtaggctagtgtctgtagcgacttaatacagtgtagtgttcaaatctggactaggtcccggtgtttttctgcatttgcagtttcctcgttaacaaaatttctggtgtctgtgttatttcttttccgcattatattttctatataattgaaatatcacaggttatgcgtaagttcaatcaattatgaatccaacctttgattgttgattaaattgattgacacttggattttttttttgataccgtccaagttatttcttatattcaatcaggctcgcaaattcctatttgtttgattgcagattgaattaagaaattgagatataactcttggatatacttttcttaagattgagtttgactgtctagttgattctcttgaaagtatattggagttagtccatacagattgttaagcgaaatattgggtgtggttgttagacccccccgttttttcaataatAAATCCTGAAATCCAAGCATGGTAAAATCCATATAAGGCGTTATCTTTGAACTGTAAGCACTTTACAAACAAAGCCACTAACAACATCTTAGAATATCAGAACTCAAAAGACAAAAGTAAATATCAGAACTCAAAAGACAAAAGTAGGACACATCAAATAACATATCATGTACCTTTTAAGTTTTAACTGCAATGGTTTACAACAAAGCCAAGAATGACAAATAAGGCGTTAGAATTGCCTCCTCAAACAATGGAAAAAGCCAAATGAAATAACCTCAAACCTAAAAGTATTTGGTTAGTTTTTCCGGTACTCGGTCACCATATTTGTTACTTTAATTGTATGATGTATCGATTTCTGTGGGTTAATGAATGTAAGATTTTACAGTACACCCAAATTCCCATAACTTTGTAGCTTCTAAAATTAATAATGAATTGATACCTGCCTATGGCTTCGGAGAGGTCAAGAATGTCACTCTTAAGTGCCAAATTTAGACATCATGGAATCCAACAATTGCAGTTGCTCACGATCTAGCGTCAAGTTAAAGACAATCTTAGCCATGACAACCCATGTGAGGGGAGACCTTATCTCATGAGACATAGTTCATTGCATTTGTATATGCTCGGAATGTTTCCACTGCAACAAATAAAAAGTAGATTTATGTATATTTAACGTTAATGTTTTTATCCCCTTTACCATTAATACAATAGGATTTGTTATAActttggaaataataattttgcaATTAAAATACACATTACATGTATAAAGGTATTGGAACTGCAACAATTCACATGCTTTCTGGTATATATATAgagaacaacaaaaacaaaaaatgaaaaaataaataaataagtattTTCATTCTTGATTACGCAGGTAGGTTATGGGGGTATTTTGTAGATCAGAAAACATCCCTTTTTGACAAAAATGGAAAGAAACTCATTTTCGGTTTAACTTTAACCTTGCGTAAAGCACATTATAATGCACAATTTTCTTTTCACCATTATCATTCACCTTTTCCTCAAGAACATCAATAACATAAACAGTGACTGAAAGttttgattaagaacactcactGACATGCATTTGTACTTCACCTCTATGTCAGGATTGCTAATAAACTTGAAACAATAATATTCTTTTAATGTTTAAGATCATCTAAAATTCAATCAAAGATATTGTAAGAATGTTTAATCCGACAAATTCAACTCAATCCCATCAATTTCACCATAATTCACAAAATTCCAATAATTTTGAGTTCTGTAAAACCCATGTTACCACTTAAAATATGTTTATTAGGATATTAATCAATTACAATACGCGACCTTTCGAAAATCAAGCACGGATCCCCGGTATATAGTACTACTAATCCTCCCAATTATAATACCCAATTTTCAAACATCAATCAAAGTTTGGTGTTCCAGTTCTTCTGTTAAAGGATTTATCATTTTCTTAGTCATAACAATTTTCTCACATTTCCATCAATATTGTGTTTACTAAGTAAATTAGTGCGAACTCTAGTATCATCATGataattttgttttaaattttgtttttcaaGTATTTCATTCCCTAGTTTTTTAAGAGgatgatgatttttatttatttttgtcgaGCCAAATTCCCTTTAAAGATAAgcccattttcaaataattatgtgatcattttctatttgttttttttaatttgataagCAAAGGGGAAACCTGGCTAGAACTAGTCTACAAATTTAACGGTTTAGATAGTGATGAACTGCATAATAAAATAAATCTAGGAGGATAATAAGAGTAATAAGAGTAACTACAAATTGCAGTTACATTTATTCCGAATGCCAAGCAAGAGTTGTCTAATTTACCTTTTTTGTTACATACTTAAAATTAAAGGTTTGGTAGGTAAGTCATAAAAAAGGCAGAATTAAAGTCTTTCCATAAAGATTTTTCCTGCTAAGATGAGCTGGAATGTTCACCTAAGATCTTTTTAATGATGTTGTTGCAAATGGACTCGTTGATGATTGCATTTTTTTCCCCGGACTGGACACCCACTTTACTGCTTCAATCATCTCCATCCCATGCACATTCCGATGCATACTGATTATGACTCACACTTCACTGCGAACACCAGAATAACTTCTTATAATAATATCAATCAGTCCTTGTTGCATTTCCTTACTCTATTTTGTTGCTATATTGATTTTAGGCCTCCAGGAGGTGGAGTAGTCTATCTAAGTTGGTCAATACCTATTGGTTCTCTTCTAGTTTTTCTGGGTCTCTAGTTGTTGTTGAGTACAGTTTCCAATAAGCTTTTGTTGCTCCATCATTAAAGTTGTAGTAGCTAAgagaaaataacaacaacaaaaattgaaTAAAGATAAACATAACTACAACgcacaaagatatacgtggttcggcatgattaccCATGTCCACGGTGGTGAAATACTGATTCTTACTGAGTGTGATGATTACAAAAAAACTATGGATAAGCTATGACTCTCAAAAACACTTTTtagtctagttttttttttctttctctcacaCACATTTAAAAAATGTCTCGTCCTTCATAGCTTAGcccagtatttatagacaattgTGTTCATACATGAAGTTACAATGTGAAACATTTTCTTCGGAGTTGTTGTATTCTCATCAGGAGATGCGATCCAAACTCTCTAATATGTTGCTTCCGATATCTTCTTTATTACTCCCAATGTAGTAGTTGTCACGACCCAAACTAGATATTTCTCATGAATCTTCAAGTGGTGGGGACCCATATCATACTGGTTTTATGATAACTTTACGCATGCTTTGCCAGTGTTTAAATGTTTGGTATCCTCTTTCAGACTTGGCTATTgatttttgtatttactttacaTGTGTCGTGATTCTAGGCGGATGTGGTAGATATCTTGATTACTGTGTTGGACTTACAAAAATGACTTGGTATTTTGTTTCCACGTATATATTCATGTTCTGCTGCTACATTTTTTCCCCTTACTTTCCATTTGTACCAAGGGTATGATGGGAAGAAACTCTTGTAACCTCTTCCACGTCACAAGGTAATTTACACATCCTTCACATTCTTTTGCTTTATGACTTGCTAGCTTCTATGCCGGTTAACTTTCTTCCTCGATTTCTTCTCCCCTTTATAAGGAAAAATAATTATTCGTCTTCAATAATATCCCCAATATTCCCTTTCTGCAACTCTTGTTTCTCTACAACTTCTTTTATCCTCACCATTAGAGCTTCTGGACATCCTACGTTACTTTGGTTCTCGGTTCTCAGTTTTTATgctctcatgacttttgcatccTTCTAAAAGTCGAAAGAGGGTTGGGGGTCCTCAATATAGGGAAGAGACTATCAAGGTACCAAATATTACTCTTCTTCACATTCTCACCATATTTACTTGCCCATATTTGTTCCCTTAATAGTGTCTGACCTTTGGTATTTCAAAAGTCGAAGTCTATTTATGCCAGCGAGAGTGGTTGCAACAAAAA
The nucleotide sequence above comes from Papaver somniferum cultivar HN1 chromosome 8, ASM357369v1, whole genome shotgun sequence. Encoded proteins:
- the LOC113304724 gene encoding uncharacterized protein LOC113304724, whose translation is MEYVVVVGLVASDATFMTPNRIGLVFLHLMFAVLEASMIRCTNTNPISVGKRKKTLPVICMLGDGLMNLLRLELCRRIHVVFQQEQRYILVEQVGIPFFLC